The genomic stretch catacgtcttgtttttattttaaacaactaATTTAGGTAACAACTAGCTAATTCAACTTTAAGTTAAATAACCAACCTGTTGCCAAAGCATCCTGTATCTTctgtataaaaaagagacaacatgcgctgggaacaaggttattaaataacaaaattatataaattttttttttttgagtgaGAAAAGTATTATATACAATATTCATTTGATTCACCTTCCTTCAAAGATGCAAAAAAGAGGAGGTAAATAAACACGTGTTAGGATTATTTTGAAGTGCATGTTATGgtagtaacattctttttatgcACTCGTTTTTTCTTTCATGTTGATATCCGAAACTTCGTATCGTTGTTCTTTAGCGTAGAAGAGAAAATTGTACGTTATTGCAGCTAATACACCTCCAAGCATAGGACCAGCCCAGTATATCTAAAATATATAGCAAAGAATGTTAATCTCATGCGAACAGAAACCTTTCATCCAAAAAAAACTCAGCTTGTTGATGACTTTGTTTCAGCAAAATCGAATTCTTACCCAATGATCATCCCATATATTCATGACAACCGCTGGTCCAAAAGAACGCGCCGGATTTATGCCGCATCCAGTAAACGGGATCTGAAAAAGTTGTATCGGAAAAAATTGCAATGAAAGATCATAATTTCATTGccacatttttcttttataagaatatgctttaaaAGAATACAGGCTGGCATTTCAGATTAAAGACAATAGGTTATTGTACAATGGagaaatcaaaataaataatgaCCAGCCTTGTTAGAATTTGggaattataataaaaagaaCGCTTGTATAATAACAATATAAGCGGGTttagaattaaaatttttttcaaccttGGCCCCAGGGTCCCTTGAGCCGTTACTACGGAGTGGTCACAACTTTTTACAAGGAAAAACGCCATGGAACGAGGTTGCATATTTCCCCATCACCCCACTCTCCTCCCTCTAAAGGTCCGttcatttccttttttttacatGGATATGCTTTCTGTATTGTTAATATACCTCAAAGAAGGATGTTTTAAAATACAATCTCTCAAAATTTCCCAGGATGGCAAGTAAGATTgtgaaaaatagaaatatacGTACCAAGCACACATGGCATACCCAAATAACAACACCAATACCCAATGTTGTTCCATATGCTTCTACTTTCTTTTTCGGATCAGTTATGGAGAACACAAAAAATACGAGCAAGAAAGTGAAGAGCAGTTCCATGCCAAATCCTTGTCCGACTTTAACATCTTTATGTAAACTTGTAACACCAAGTGAATCTTGCCATTTGTAAGGTGTACATGCGTAGGTTAGAGCAGATCCTGCAATTCCTAGAAAAATGAAAGCTCAACTAAATCTCTGCTTTTTCTACCATTGCATTATGATGGACAACGCCCATCCTCGCCCTAGCAATTTTTTGAAGTAGTCTGAATTGATAATAGGACAAGCTAAACGATACCGTGTTCTTTACCggtcagaaagaaaaaaatgaatttctacCCAGTTAATTTACAATCCTGCATTTTCGGAATTTCTGTTGTTCTCATATGCGTAGTTCATGTTAAATGATCTGTGTCAAATTTTAGTAGGAGGAAACAAAGGAAAGAACAAACGAACGCTTTTATACACATGTAAAACCTCATTAACATcacgatttttttatctttccttTCCAGGGTCTTTTTTCGATTTTTGATATCGAAGATATCGCCCCATCTTTTTTGCATCTTTCTGTAGTGAAGTGGTTAAATCAAGGGAAAAAAACCTTGTATCGTATTCATCAAAACCGAATCATCAGAAAATGAAGAAACCGTATCGTAGAAAAAAAACCTGAtctt from Hydractinia symbiolongicarpus strain clone_291-10 chromosome 12, HSymV2.1, whole genome shotgun sequence encodes the following:
- the LOC130621944 gene encoding aquaporin-4-like, whose translation is MTITLGLDEIKSISFWRAVAAEFVGCIFFLLCVTSVALSWGNSPVSVSSNNVEIGIGIGLSIASLAQAFGHVSGGHLNPAVSLGMIVGGRISIIKGLLYIVAQCVGGIAGSALTYACTPYKWQDSLGVTSLHKDVKVGQGFGMELLFTFLLVFFVFSITDPKKKVEAYGTTLGIGVVIWVCHVCLIPFTGCGINPARSFGPAVVMNIWDDHWIYWAGPMLGGVLAAITYNFLFYAKEQRYEVSDINMKEKTSA